A portion of the Sulfurospirillum diekertiae genome contains these proteins:
- the rsmD gene encoding 16S rRNA (guanine(966)-N(2))-methyltransferase RsmD — MAIKPLFTTISAGKYKGKKIMLPSLDSTRSTKAILKGSLFDSLQYDIVDEVFVEVFGGSGSMGLEALSRGAKQAYFIEKDRAAFSVLKNNCKEIDEKHTTPLQGDSFLLFPTLLSTLTCKAYFYFDPPFSIRNGMEDIYQKVLDLIALIPPQMAHLIVIEHMSSLVLPEVIGVYALHKTKKFGNSALSYYRSNEN; from the coding sequence ATGGCAATTAAGCCTCTATTTACAACCATTAGTGCGGGTAAATATAAAGGTAAAAAGATTATGCTTCCTTCCCTTGATAGCACACGAAGTACCAAAGCAATTCTGAAAGGTTCTCTTTTTGATAGCCTGCAATATGATATTGTGGATGAAGTTTTTGTTGAAGTGTTTGGTGGAAGTGGGTCAATGGGGTTAGAAGCGCTGAGTCGCGGAGCAAAGCAAGCCTATTTTATTGAGAAAGATAGAGCAGCATTTTCAGTGTTAAAAAATAATTGTAAAGAAATTGATGAAAAACATACAACACCGCTACAGGGTGACAGTTTTTTACTCTTTCCAACACTCCTTTCTACGCTTACATGTAAAGCCTATTTTTATTTTGATCCGCCTTTTTCTATTCGTAATGGGATGGAAGATATTTACCAAAAGGTACTCGACCTTATTGCTTTGATTCCTCCTCAAATGGCTCATTTAATTGTCATTGAACATATGAGTAGTCTCGTCCTTCCAGAAGTGATCGGCGTTTATGCCCTACACAAAACTAAAAAATTTGGGAATAGCGCTTTGAGCTATTATCGTTCAAATGAAAACTAA
- a CDS encoding DUF1003 domain-containing protein, whose translation MKTKTFISDISGKSFPLTERISSKAIRGSILKYIQDANPTFNEQSYLANTELNIFREKYITDYLTQELGQLSTLEHKVIDSFQNHSILTDNIEDDDKTVLTFGQKIADKVATFGGSWTFILSFCSFLIIWILVNVYWFHNQGFDPYPYILLNLILSCIAALQAPVIMMSQNRQEEKDRMRAKNDYMINLKSELEIRMLHEKIDHLIMHQQEELLEIQKVQIDMMEDILQRVNQK comes from the coding sequence ATGAAAACTAAGACATTTATTAGTGATATTTCTGGTAAATCATTTCCGCTAACGGAGCGGATCTCCTCTAAGGCTATTCGAGGATCCATTTTAAAATACATCCAAGATGCGAATCCCACTTTTAATGAACAAAGTTATTTAGCCAATACCGAACTCAATATTTTTCGAGAAAAATATATTACAGATTATTTGACTCAAGAGTTAGGCCAACTTTCTACGTTAGAGCACAAGGTTATTGACTCTTTTCAAAATCACTCTATCCTGACCGACAATATAGAAGATGATGATAAAACTGTTTTGACTTTCGGGCAAAAAATAGCCGATAAAGTAGCTACTTTTGGTGGCAGTTGGACATTTATCCTTTCATTTTGTTCTTTTCTCATTATTTGGATACTCGTCAATGTATATTGGTTTCACAACCAAGGATTTGATCCATATCCTTATATTTTACTCAATTTGATTTTATCGTGCATTGCTGCATTGCAAGCTCCAGTGATTATGATGAGTCAAAATAGGCAAGAAGAAAAAGACAGAATGCGTGCCAAAAATGATTATATGATCAACCTTAAATCCGAACTTGAAATTCGCATGCTTCATGAAAAAATCGACCATCTTATTATGCATCAACAAGAAGAACTCCTTGAAATTCAGAAAGTACAAATTGATATGATGGAAGATATTTTACAACGCGTTAATCAAAAATAA
- the fliD gene encoding flagellar filament capping protein FliD, whose product MATTSTTTTTSSTTGSLSSLGLGSGVLTSDVLDKLRAADESGLVKPIDNKLTANATKQTDLASILSLANALKSSTNVLSDENNYLKRTTTVSNDAVSVTASGGAAVENFTLHVNTLAKQDIYQSTSFSSQTSSFTSASDTLNLKIGTSNYTLDITSTTTLSDLKDMINDRTGGKVTASILNVGGTNPYKLVIKSTSTGANNAITLSSTGTGTALTDLGLDTAANHLQTATDASFVYNGVTINRSSNTVSDLVSGLSLTLNKEQTDATTNTTVAVTQDWTNITTNLKSLVSGYNDLMSKLKSTTTYDTTAKTAGTFQGVTQVSSLSSAIRKEVLSVDSKGRGLSDYGISMDSTGVLSFNSATFDAKVAANPADIKDYFQGSTTYSSTSYNGSSVAAGALSIGSSAFSINGKAITLTTGASATTADNLAAIKTAINNAGLSGITASIGTNNNIVLKGTAGADIVIKGDTTALASLGLAANNVYSSPTIKDGIFSTFNSIMNGYVNTTDGTLTQYNTSLTTLKTALTTSRATAVSRLDTKYNAMATKFAAYDSMISKLTNEFSSLSTIIKQSTTSKS is encoded by the coding sequence ATGGCAACAACTTCAACGACTACCACCACAAGTAGTACGACCGGTAGTTTGAGTTCATTGGGTCTTGGTAGTGGTGTATTAACAAGCGATGTTTTGGATAAATTACGTGCCGCTGACGAATCAGGACTTGTAAAACCTATTGATAATAAATTAACTGCCAATGCAACCAAACAAACGGATTTGGCATCGATTCTATCACTCGCAAATGCGTTGAAGTCGTCTACCAATGTACTATCGGATGAGAATAATTATCTCAAAAGAACGACAACCGTCTCTAATGATGCAGTATCCGTCACCGCAAGTGGTGGTGCAGCGGTAGAAAACTTTACACTGCATGTGAATACACTAGCCAAACAAGATATTTATCAATCAACCAGTTTTTCAAGCCAAACAAGCTCTTTTACATCAGCAAGTGACACACTTAACCTCAAAATTGGGACAAGCAATTATACTCTTGATATAACTTCAACAACAACACTGTCTGATCTTAAAGATATGATCAATGATAGGACTGGCGGAAAAGTCACTGCTTCTATTCTTAACGTTGGTGGAACTAATCCTTATAAGCTTGTCATTAAATCAACTTCAACGGGAGCGAATAATGCCATTACATTATCCTCCACTGGTACAGGAACGGCACTCACTGATTTGGGTCTGGATACAGCGGCTAATCATCTTCAAACGGCAACAGATGCCTCCTTTGTCTACAATGGCGTTACGATCAATCGTTCATCCAACACAGTATCGGATCTTGTTTCTGGACTAAGCCTGACTTTAAATAAAGAACAAACAGACGCAACAACCAATACAACAGTTGCCGTTACACAAGACTGGACTAATATAACGACCAATCTTAAATCACTTGTCTCTGGGTACAATGATCTGATGAGCAAACTCAAAAGCACAACCACTTATGATACAACTGCAAAAACAGCGGGGACATTTCAAGGAGTAACGCAAGTGAGTTCTTTGAGTTCTGCTATTCGTAAAGAAGTGTTAAGTGTTGATAGCAAAGGCAGAGGATTGAGTGATTATGGTATCTCCATGGATAGTACAGGCGTATTGTCATTTAATTCAGCGACCTTTGATGCTAAAGTAGCTGCTAATCCTGCTGATATTAAAGACTATTTTCAAGGTTCAACAACCTACAGTAGCACTTCTTACAATGGTTCATCTGTTGCAGCAGGAGCATTGAGTATCGGTTCAAGTGCCTTTTCAATTAATGGCAAGGCTATTACGCTTACAACAGGTGCTAGTGCAACGACAGCAGATAACTTGGCTGCCATTAAAACAGCCATTAATAATGCTGGACTTTCAGGCATTACTGCAAGTATTGGCACAAATAATAACATTGTTTTAAAAGGTACTGCAGGTGCGGATATTGTTATTAAGGGTGACACTACAGCTCTTGCTTCTTTAGGACTTGCCGCAAATAATGTTTACTCTTCCCCGACTATCAAAGATGGTATCTTTTCAACGTTTAATAGCATCATGAATGGTTACGTCAATACCACGGATGGAACGCTAACTCAGTACAACACAAGCTTAACAACGCTCAAAACAGCTTTAACAACATCTAGAGCAACCGCCGTTTCACGTTTGGATACTAAATATAACGCAATGGCAACAAAATTTGCTGCTTATGACAGTATGATTAGCAAACTAACCAATGAGTTTAGCAGTCTTTCTACTATCATCAAACAATCCACTACCTCTAAATCGTAA
- a CDS encoding sodium:solute symporter family protein produces MNLIENIVIILYLAVLAYLGFVGYKQTKSSADYLIAGGNTHPFVMALSYGATFISTAAIVGFGGVAAWLGNSLLWLTFCNIFIGVFIAFVFLGNPTRKMGIRLNAHTFPELLGRRFNSKFIQVFGGILITIFMPLYTSAVLIGGTEFLVAYFKVDYHLALLVMSVIVTGYVLAGGLKGVMLTDALQGVIMFVAMIILMVMVFNAIGGVDVGLSKLEMVWDKTVAPLSNISIKELAVGSPDFLMKLSMNWGFQGWNKMPVFLSEGWLFIITTIAMGVGVGVLAQPQLVVRFMTVKSKNELNRAVLIGGIFIIAMTGIIYLVGSVTNVWYYEFNEGKNALQSTDGVGKVIPHFINAAMPRWFSFIFLFALISAAMSTLSSQFHAMGTAIGRDVFEQLAGKHNPNSLLITRVGIVVMIVISVILAYFFDKQPAIIARSTAIFFALCASIFLPTYFGGLFWKRMTKKGAIASMFVGTIITTFWLVFVHFQEAKELGLCKMLFGVNSLLSGKITFVDAMMVALPLSLLTAVAVSLMTKPESPALIKKCFED; encoded by the coding sequence ATGAATTTAATTGAAAATATTGTCATTATACTTTACCTCGCAGTGCTTGCCTACCTAGGTTTTGTGGGGTATAAGCAGACGAAAAGTTCAGCAGACTATCTTATCGCAGGTGGAAATACGCATCCGTTTGTTATGGCACTGAGTTATGGTGCAACCTTTATCTCTACCGCTGCCATCGTGGGGTTTGGTGGTGTCGCGGCATGGCTTGGAAATTCACTCTTGTGGCTTACGTTTTGTAACATCTTTATCGGTGTCTTTATCGCGTTTGTTTTTTTGGGCAATCCAACGCGAAAAATGGGCATTCGACTTAATGCACACACCTTTCCTGAATTATTAGGACGACGTTTTAATTCTAAGTTTATTCAGGTATTTGGTGGCATTCTTATCACAATTTTTATGCCACTATACACTTCAGCAGTTTTAATTGGTGGAACAGAATTTTTAGTCGCTTACTTCAAAGTGGACTATCACCTTGCTCTTCTTGTGATGTCAGTGATTGTAACGGGTTATGTTTTAGCAGGCGGACTTAAAGGCGTTATGTTAACCGACGCGCTACAAGGGGTCATTATGTTTGTAGCGATGATCATTTTGATGGTGATGGTGTTTAATGCCATCGGTGGCGTTGACGTGGGACTTTCAAAGTTGGAGATGGTTTGGGATAAAACCGTTGCACCGCTTTCCAACATTTCTATCAAAGAGCTTGCCGTGGGAAGTCCTGATTTTTTAATGAAACTCTCGATGAACTGGGGATTTCAAGGGTGGAATAAAATGCCTGTTTTCCTTTCAGAGGGATGGCTTTTTATTATTACAACCATTGCGATGGGTGTGGGTGTAGGTGTTTTGGCACAACCACAACTCGTGGTTCGTTTTATGACCGTTAAAAGTAAAAACGAACTCAATCGTGCGGTTTTGATTGGCGGTATTTTTATCATTGCTATGACGGGGATCATCTATCTGGTTGGTTCAGTGACCAATGTGTGGTACTATGAGTTTAATGAAGGTAAAAATGCACTTCAAAGTACCGATGGTGTGGGAAAAGTGATTCCTCATTTTATCAATGCTGCAATGCCAAGATGGTTTTCATTTATTTTTTTATTTGCATTAATATCAGCGGCTATGAGTACACTTTCCAGTCAGTTTCATGCAATGGGGACGGCAATAGGTCGTGATGTTTTTGAACAACTAGCAGGAAAGCATAATCCAAATTCACTCCTCATTACACGGGTAGGTATTGTAGTGATGATCGTCATTTCAGTCATATTAGCTTACTTTTTCGATAAACAACCCGCTATTATTGCCCGCAGTACCGCCATCTTCTTTGCGCTTTGTGCGAGTATATTTTTGCCAACTTATTTTGGTGGACTTTTTTGGAAACGTATGACTAAAAAAGGCGCGATTGCTTCGATGTTTGTTGGTACGATTATTACAACATTTTGGTTGGTTTTCGTTCATTTTCAAGAGGCAAAAGAGTTAGGTCTGTGTAAAATGCTTTTTGGAGTCAATAGCCTTTTAAGCGGAAAAATTACCTTTGTGGATGCAATGATGGTTGCTTTACCTCTTTCGCTTTTAACTGCAGTGGCTGTTTCGCTCATGACAAAACCAGAGAGTCCAGCATTAATTAAAAAATGTTTTGAAGATTAG
- the flgK gene encoding flagellar hook-associated protein FlgK yields the protein MSNLFGILNTGNSGLNAAQVAVATTSQNIANAQNTFYTRQRVSFSASPALSSQGVSVGSGVTVTSIVRIHDELVFSKLRSAATSLSYDTNSSQSLQEVAKYFPDLSDAGIAKDLTSYFTEWNNLASNTTAGSQKIALVQAASTLGGDIQSTRETIRNLQDSVNTQLKSTVDEVNSIGQQMADVNKQIATIESQKGNYANDLRDKRDQLELTLSNLIGFSVSKGNLISNDSVDANMTDTGTQYYLNIAGATLVDGSTFHPLVIDNSSNGSSYYSIYSEIQDGTRYNLTEQLSGGKIGSMLDLRGRVIDPSVNGGYPQDGTIQSYINNLDTFAQSVITETNNIYANSAQKSMQTPNLDLKSNTSLQNAYNNVENGSFDMIVYDSAGKEVAHKTITIDNATTMGDDTFSKSILTQINTSTDDNKDNNSLNDVDDYFKATFADNGAFSLSPTINNNGYTIAIKDKGTNFPGTVGISQFFTGTDASNIDVKAEYKKDSSLIQGYGAPISGNQDVANAMLQLQYNKINFYGKSGSVSSDTISGYYSAVTTKVATDASASKSSYDTNEALYNTINTQFQSISGVNKDEELANLIQYQKSYTAAAKIITTINEMLDTLLGIKQ from the coding sequence ATGAGTAACTTATTTGGGATTTTAAATACAGGTAATTCTGGATTAAATGCTGCTCAAGTAGCGGTGGCAACCACGAGTCAAAATATTGCCAATGCCCAAAATACTTTTTATACACGCCAAAGAGTGAGTTTTAGTGCAAGTCCTGCGCTTAGTTCTCAAGGGGTGAGTGTGGGCTCTGGTGTGACTGTCACATCTATTGTACGTATTCATGATGAATTGGTTTTTTCTAAGCTCAGAAGTGCTGCTACAAGTCTTTCATACGATACAAATTCATCTCAATCACTTCAAGAAGTTGCAAAATATTTTCCAGATTTAAGTGATGCAGGTATTGCAAAAGATTTAACATCGTACTTTACTGAATGGAATAATCTTGCCTCCAATACCACAGCTGGTTCTCAAAAAATAGCATTAGTACAAGCTGCTTCAACTTTAGGAGGAGATATTCAATCAACCAGAGAAACCATTCGAAACCTTCAAGACTCTGTGAATACTCAGCTTAAAAGTACAGTTGATGAAGTGAATAGTATTGGTCAGCAGATGGCTGACGTTAATAAACAAATTGCCACCATTGAATCTCAAAAAGGTAATTATGCCAATGATCTTCGTGATAAACGTGACCAATTAGAATTGACACTGTCAAATCTAATTGGTTTTTCTGTTTCAAAAGGTAATCTCATCAGTAATGACAGTGTCGATGCAAATATGACAGATACTGGGACACAGTATTATCTCAATATTGCAGGAGCAACGCTTGTGGATGGTTCAACGTTCCATCCGCTTGTGATTGACAATAGTTCTAATGGAAGTAGTTATTATTCTATTTATTCTGAAATTCAAGATGGAACACGTTATAACTTAACGGAGCAGTTATCGGGTGGTAAGATTGGTTCCATGTTGGATCTTAGAGGTCGCGTGATTGATCCTTCTGTCAATGGAGGCTATCCTCAAGATGGTACGATTCAAAGTTATATCAATAATCTTGATACCTTCGCTCAAAGTGTTATCACAGAAACGAACAATATTTATGCAAACAGTGCTCAAAAAAGTATGCAAACACCCAATTTAGACCTTAAAAGTAATACCTCGTTGCAAAATGCCTATAATAACGTTGAAAATGGCAGTTTTGATATGATTGTTTATGATAGTGCCGGTAAAGAAGTTGCTCATAAAACGATTACCATTGACAATGCCACAACCATGGGTGATGATACTTTTTCAAAAAGTATATTAACTCAAATAAATACAAGTACCGATGATAATAAAGATAACAATTCGCTGAATGATGTTGATGACTATTTCAAAGCAACATTTGCAGACAATGGAGCATTCTCTCTTTCGCCTACAATCAATAATAACGGCTATACAATCGCAATTAAAGATAAAGGAACAAACTTTCCTGGTACTGTGGGTATAAGTCAATTTTTTACAGGCACAGACGCTTCCAATATTGATGTCAAAGCAGAATATAAAAAAGATTCTTCATTAATACAAGGCTATGGTGCACCAATCAGTGGTAATCAGGATGTTGCCAATGCTATGTTGCAATTACAATACAATAAAATCAATTTTTATGGGAAAAGTGGATCGGTATCGAGTGATACAATTTCAGGATATTACAGCGCTGTTACAACAAAAGTTGCAACAGATGCATCCGCTTCTAAATCAAGTTATGATACCAATGAAGCACTGTATAATACAATTAATACACAATTTCAATCCATTAGTGGTGTGAATAAAGATGAAGAGTTAGCAAATTTAATACAGTACCAAAAATCATATACCGCAGCAGCAAAAATCATTACAACCATTAATGAAATGTTAGATACTCTTTTAGGCATTAAACAATAG
- a CDS encoding flagellar basal body P-ring protein FlgI: MKIVKLSFVLISALSTLYAQRIGDIANVIGVRDNQLIGYGLVVGLNGTGDGSSSQFTLRSLSNLLQTVNVKIDPADIKSKNVAAVLVTAKLPAFARQGDKVDVSVSSIGDAKSLQGGNLILTPLKGVDGKIYSLAQGSLTIGGMNGKEKGQLNHPASANIFGGAIVEREIENNLHDQEYVNLSLKEANFNTAVSIQNELNKKFGKKVAVATDSRTIRMMRPENLTTVEFLAKTLDVDVKYEKEDKIVIDERTGTIVSGVNIKVDPVVVTHGDITIKIEASDVPLDDKSVDIGGDVQIASTENRIKIKKESMTVANIARALTKLGAKPKDIISILENIKRSGAITASLEII; encoded by the coding sequence ATGAAGATCGTCAAACTATCTTTCGTATTAATTTCAGCGCTCAGTACGCTTTATGCCCAAAGAATAGGCGATATTGCTAATGTTATTGGTGTGCGTGATAACCAATTAATAGGCTATGGTCTTGTCGTTGGACTTAATGGTACGGGTGATGGCTCGTCTTCACAGTTTACTTTGCGTTCACTTTCGAATCTTTTACAAACAGTGAATGTCAAAATTGATCCTGCTGATATTAAATCCAAAAACGTTGCCGCTGTTCTTGTTACCGCGAAGCTTCCCGCTTTTGCTAGACAAGGTGATAAAGTGGATGTTTCTGTCTCCTCTATTGGAGATGCGAAGTCATTACAAGGTGGCAATTTGATTCTAACACCTCTTAAAGGTGTGGACGGCAAAATTTACTCTCTCGCACAAGGTTCACTCACCATTGGTGGTATGAATGGTAAAGAAAAAGGACAACTCAACCATCCTGCTTCTGCCAATATTTTTGGTGGAGCGATTGTAGAGCGTGAAATCGAAAATAATCTGCATGATCAAGAGTATGTGAACCTCTCACTCAAAGAGGCAAATTTCAACACAGCAGTTTCAATTCAAAATGAACTTAACAAAAAATTTGGTAAAAAAGTGGCAGTAGCTACGGATTCAAGAACCATTCGTATGATGCGTCCTGAAAATTTAACAACGGTTGAATTTTTAGCGAAAACATTGGATGTTGATGTGAAGTATGAAAAAGAGGACAAAATTGTCATTGATGAACGTACTGGAACGATTGTTTCAGGTGTTAACATTAAAGTTGACCCTGTTGTGGTAACACATGGTGACATTACGATTAAAATTGAAGCCAGTGATGTGCCGCTTGATGATAAGAGTGTGGATATTGGTGGAGATGTACAAATTGCTAGCACTGAAAATCGCATCAAAATCAAAAAAGAGAGCATGACTGTTGCGAATATTGCACGTGCACTTACAAAGCTTGGAGCAAAGCCAAAAGACATTATTTCAATTTTGGAAAATATTAAACGCTCTGGTGCTATTACTGCTAGTTTGGAGATCATCTAA
- the fliS gene encoding flagellar export chaperone FliS — protein MYSNLAYSTYSQNNASIESSEKLIRMLYEGVLRFASQAKRAIEDGSIEKRTYWINRTSAIFTELINSLNYDGGQIAYYLSGLYVHQVKLLAEANLNNDTSKLDEVINVAKELLQAWKDETDNVVD, from the coding sequence ATGTATTCAAACTTAGCATATTCAACTTACTCACAGAATAACGCCTCAATTGAATCTTCTGAAAAGTTGATTAGGATGCTATATGAAGGCGTTTTACGCTTTGCATCACAAGCTAAAAGAGCCATAGAAGATGGTAGCATCGAAAAACGAACGTATTGGATCAATCGTACGTCCGCAATCTTTACGGAGCTTATCAACTCGCTTAATTACGATGGTGGGCAAATTGCTTATTATCTCAGTGGTCTTTATGTTCACCAAGTTAAACTTCTTGCTGAAGCAAATCTCAACAATGATACCTCTAAATTAGATGAAGTTATTAACGTTGCCAAAGAATTATTACAAGCATGGAAAGATGAGACGGACAATGTCGTGGATTGA
- a CDS encoding rod-binding protein, translating into MQTTDSSVALVNANYSGAIKHVDTNAKNDATLREQTDKFEAFFVKQILDIAINSEDNNENSLFPKDAGDKIYKSMYNDTMSNALSGKLGLSEMLFTYLKEGR; encoded by the coding sequence ATGCAAACAACCGATAGCAGTGTAGCGCTTGTCAATGCTAATTATAGTGGAGCCATCAAGCATGTAGATACCAATGCTAAAAATGATGCCACCCTCAGAGAACAAACCGATAAATTTGAAGCTTTTTTTGTGAAACAAATTCTTGATATTGCTATCAACAGTGAGGACAACAATGAAAATAGCCTTTTCCCGAAAGATGCGGGCGATAAGATTTATAAGTCGATGTATAACGATACAATGAGTAATGCTCTAAGCGGAAAATTAGGATTAAGCGAGATGCTATTTACATATTTAAAAGAAGGTCGTTAA
- a CDS encoding flagellar biosynthesis anti-sigma factor FlgM produces MISKIQTSNVAYIQQSAPKDDSSKGINKTEKTEGVDKVSALKEQIANGTYKVDLAKTAQAAAEELI; encoded by the coding sequence ATGATTTCAAAAATTCAGACGTCCAATGTGGCGTATATACAACAAAGTGCCCCCAAAGATGATTCATCTAAAGGGATAAACAAAACAGAAAAAACTGAAGGTGTAGATAAAGTCTCCGCACTCAAAGAGCAGATCGCAAATGGAACGTATAAAGTCGATCTAGCAAAAACTGCTCAAGCAGCCGCGGAAGAGTTGATCTAA
- a CDS encoding FlaG family protein has protein sequence MDIFSATSKQVETATAPKVSNPIPTRQVEQTADTTKVNQQQSQDTDTKKTLTDTVKELNKQMDLLDTNLTFGFNDKIDVMYVNVMEKSTGKVIRKFPTDEAMKLSEKMKEIVGIIFDKKG, from the coding sequence ATGGACATTTTTAGCGCAACCAGCAAACAAGTCGAAACAGCAACCGCTCCCAAGGTATCAAATCCTATACCAACAAGACAAGTTGAGCAAACGGCGGACACGACTAAAGTCAACCAACAACAAAGCCAAGATACTGATACTAAAAAAACCTTAACAGATACCGTTAAAGAACTTAATAAGCAAATGGATTTGCTTGATACCAATCTCACTTTTGGTTTTAATGATAAAATTGATGTAATGTATGTTAATGTAATGGAAAAAAGCACAGGCAAGGTCATTCGTAAATTTCCTACCGATGAAGCAATGAAACTTTCTGAAAAAATGAAAGAGATTGTAGGGATAATTTTTGATAAAAAAGGATAG
- a CDS encoding TIGR02757 family protein — protein sequence MTFDQIAKRLKEEALKRNHIEEISLDRPDPLMIASRYNDEFSALICALFAYGNVPAIIKFLESLNFSLLDSDETTIQETLDHHYYRFQNSQDIQALFITLHRLKKEGSLESTFVSAYQKSANVMDGLRALIAMLYDLNPYRSRGYQFLLGTIPSINPHSPYKRWHMYLRWMVRKDHLDLGLWQGVNTKDLLVPLDTHTFALGKKLGLIQRKTYDFKAVLELSESFKKIDPSDPVKYDFALYRLGQEKIFL from the coding sequence ATGACATTTGATCAAATTGCAAAACGCCTCAAAGAAGAAGCTCTTAAGCGTAATCATATAGAAGAAATATCCTTAGATCGCCCTGATCCTTTAATGATTGCTTCTCGTTATAATGATGAATTTAGTGCGTTAATCTGTGCTTTGTTTGCGTATGGTAATGTTCCAGCAATCATAAAATTTTTGGAAAGTTTAAATTTTTCACTCTTAGATAGTGATGAGACTACAATTCAGGAAACACTAGATCATCATTATTACCGTTTTCAAAATTCTCAAGATATTCAAGCCCTTTTTATCACATTGCATCGTCTTAAAAAAGAAGGTTCATTGGAGTCCACTTTTGTTTCAGCGTACCAAAAAAGTGCTAATGTTATGGATGGTCTCCGCGCACTAATAGCCATGTTATATGATTTGAATCCTTACCGTTCACGTGGCTATCAGTTTTTATTGGGTACAATACCATCTATAAATCCACACTCTCCTTATAAACGATGGCATATGTATCTTAGATGGATGGTGCGTAAAGATCATCTTGACCTTGGTCTTTGGCAGGGCGTTAATACCAAAGATTTGCTCGTACCTCTTGATACTCACACCTTTGCATTGGGAAAGAAATTAGGCTTAATTCAGCGAAAAACGTATGATTTTAAAGCTGTTTTAGAGTTGAGTGAGTCATTTAAAAAGATTGATCCAAGTGATCCTGTCAAATACGATTTTGCACTCTATCGCTTAGGACAAGAGAAAATTTTTCTTTAA